Proteins from one Ranitomeya variabilis isolate aRanVar5 chromosome 1, aRanVar5.hap1, whole genome shotgun sequence genomic window:
- the GADD45B gene encoding growth arrest and DNA damage-inducible protein GADD45 beta produces the protein MTLEDGDICDIETMHPVASALEDVLVGAHRRDSLTIGVYESAQLMDRDPDSVVLCLLAADPEHEADVALSIHFTLIQAFCCDNDINILRVSGLQRLSEIIHCEMVPVSEPADLHCILVSTPHSNPWKCSRLDEVFNYCSECKSRNQWIPFMSLMDR, from the exons GATGCATCCTGTGGCCTCGGCTCTAGAGGACGTCCTTGTCGGCGCCCACAGACGAGACTCGCTGACTATTGGAGTCTATGAATCGGCACAGCTGATGGACAG AGATCCTGACAGCGTGGTGCTGTGTCTCCTGGCAGCAGATCCGGAGCATGAAGCTGATGTCGCGCTGAGCATACACTTCACACTGATCCAAGCCTTCTGCTGTGACAACGACATCAACATCTTGAGGGTATCTGGCCTTCAGCGCCTGTCGGAGATTATTCATTGTGAAATGGTGCCCGTCTCTGAGCCCGCGGACCTGCACTGCATCCTGGTGTCG ACTCCGCACAGCAATCCCTGGAAATGTTCACGTTTGGATGAGGTCTTCAATTACTGTTCCGAATGTAAATCCAGAAACCAGTGGATACCCTTCATGTCACTAATGGACAGGTGA